The DNA window ACCTGTTTTTCCAACTTAAAGGAGTTATGGGCCTAATGAGTCAGCCcatttaactctctctctctctctctctctctctctctcacacacacacaaagtccaaacacatttaaaagaaaaaaacatgcactgaaatggaatctttacCAGAAAATAGGAGACATCAAGAACAAAAATAGCCATTGTCTGGTTTTTTCCAACTTAAAGGGGTTATGGGCTTATATGAGTCATGCCCATTTAGCTCTCAATCTGTGAGTGCCATGTGGAAGATTGATTTGATGAATCTAATGGTTGGATATTTAGGGAATAGTCTGGATTGATTATTAGTCAAATTTTAActttaaattcaattatttaattATCCATGTAATGTCATGTCATACCCTTCCATGTGTTACTACatccccttttcttttgttcttgccAATAGACACTTTTGaagaatttcaaaaaaaaaaaaaaaaaaaaaaaaagaagaagaagaagaagaagaagaagaagaaaaaaaagggagagaagaagaaagaagagaccATATGCATTGAAATGGAATCCTTTCAGCCCATTTAGCAATAAGAGTTTTGGGCCTACATGAGTCATGCCCATTTAGCAATGCGAGGATGGTGGAAAATCAAATCCGACCATGATGAAGTATGACCATTAGTTTTACTCTGTGAACGAATGATGCAGTGAATATGATCCTTttctatcagaaaaaaaaaagggggaatatGATCCTTAGATAATTAGGTAAAAATGTATGGATTGATCATGGGTTAATTTCAgtctcaaattcaatttttttttttttaattgtaattatacCGATCAAGTTAGAACATTATATGGTCTTAATCCTATTACGTGGGAGGTCAATAAGGTTGAAAATATGTTGACATATTGATACCATGGCTCCTATTCACATGTCAACTTTCAGTCTAACCAAGATTTTTTCATATGACAAAATAATATTTAGGATTACAAGAGGTTGCATGAAATTATAATAGAGTGTATGAATATACATGGGAAGGtatgacaaatttttttttggtataagcACCTACTCTATAGAAGAGGTGGGGGGGCGGCGAGATATAATGATAGAAAGGTAAATGATTAGATTTGAGTCTAAAAATTGATAGATGAATATATGATCAAGCTATGCAATTACCCTAAAGATCCAACaatcaaaatttttctttcatttgggAGGATCAGGCGATAGTTACAAGTCATACTATTAGGCACCCTCATGAAATTTTTAACGATTTGCTTTGCCACATGTTTAACTCTATTAGATTTAAAACTCGATAATAGAGTTGGGAACCTTAGGGTCTATCGATtcacaaaatttcaattccatgtGGCAAAATGAGTATATATGGTTGCAATTCATTTGTCACCAATGTGATGACAAGAagattaatttttgttttatataaTAAAGTGAAGGCCCTTTAGCTTTATTTCTGTTAAGTTCttccaaaataatttaaaatgacTAAAATGGCCATGTTaactacctctctctctctctgttttggtAGAAtaacgtctctctctctcgctatgAAGGGggaaaacagaggattttgatccatgAAGAGGTGGGGTAAGGGGATTGCGGGGAATTCGGAATTATTGCAAGAAACTTAGTTATTGGTCGACAGAATGATGACAAGAGGAAGAATGAACCAGAGATTTCTTCTATGGATGTTctttgacttcaatgcctcttctACTTTCTCTTTTAGCCCATCAGTTCTGTTTCCTTCGTTTCCTCTAACAACCAtccatttgatttcttcttatTTAAGCAGTAATTTAATGGGAGAAAATATCCAAGGATTCCTGTACTTCCTTCCTCTTACTAGTTTTGATCATTATCCTCAACATTCTCTGCAATCATTTTATTTgagaggtctctctctctctctctcttgggttTCTGCTATTTACATAGTTATTCCTTCATTTATAAATTCGATTTATATTTCACCATCACCTTGAATTATTAGGAATTGAGGATGGGATAAGTTCTTTCATGTTAATATAATTTTGGgcttcttgaaaatttttggcCATCCTTTTCAATCCTTGGGGTTTCAGTATGACTGATATATCATGTAgccattttttattaaaatattttctttattggaTTATGTACATGTTTTCAGAGTGGGTCTCTCTGTTTCAGGGTGCACAAAGTAGAGCACAGATTAAGATCTTCTGTGTTCTTTTATGATGGTTCCTTTGTTGAATATGCGGCATGAGATAAGGAGATTATCTGATGATTATGATATTGCCAACACTCTGGGGAGGGGAGGATTTTCAGTTGTAAGAAGGGGAGTAAGGAAAAATAGCGGAGGAAGAATCCAGGTAGCTATCAAGACTCTCAGGAGAGTAGGAAATTCTCAGGGAATGCCATCGACCCAAACGGGAGAAACAAGTACAGCCTCAGTAGGATTTCCAGTTTCGGAGGCCTTAGTGAGAAATGAGATTCTAGTTATGAAGAAGATAGCCAGGGATATATCTCCTCATCCCAATGTGATACACCTCTACAACATCTATGATGACCCAAATGGAGTTCACATTGTGCTTGAGCTGTGTTCTGGAGGTGAGCTTTTCGATAGAATAGTTTCGCAGGGTAGGTACTCGGAGAAAGGAGCTGCAGCTGTGGTTCAGCAAATTGCCAATGGCTTAAGTGCGCTACACCGGGCCAATATTGTTCACCGTGACTTGAAGCCAGAGAATTGCTTGTTCTTGAACACCAGTGAGGATTCACCTTTGAAGATTATGGACTTTGGGTTGAGTTCTGTTAATGAATTCACTGACCCAATTGTTGGATTGTTTGGTTCGATTGATTATGTTTCACCTGAGACCTTATCTCAACAAAGAATATCTTCTGCAACTGATATGTGGTCTTTGGGAGTTCTCTTGTATATCCTCCTTTCTGGGTAGGTCAGCCACTATCTTGTTACATGCCTCAATTCATGGATCTTTATGCCTACAATCAATCAATTTCACTTTGAATATTTTAGGTATCCACCTTTCTATGCTAAATCAAATCGGCAAAAGCAACGACTCATATTGACTGTAAACTTCTATCCTTTTgtttcttcatcagattttaGGTGTGTGTGAATTTTAATCAACAGCTATTCATAGACTTCCTTATAATTCAAATGCAATTTTGATTCTTCACAGGGGGAATTCAGCTTCGACGAACATAGTTGGCAGAATATTTCTTCATCAGCAAAGCAATTGATTTCCAATCTTTTAGTTGTTGATCCTTGTAGGAGACCAACTGCTCAAGAGGTAATGTATGAAAAATTCAGGAAAAGTATAGTTGACTCACCTAGTTTTGAACTCCCATTTTCCTGTCTACAAATGTTACTGTGAAGAGCTGACTGTCGAAATCTTTATGCACTCAACAGCTTCTCTTGCATCCTTGGGTCACAGGGGCTTCAGCAAGCCGGGACCTCATGGATTTTGAAATTGTTTCTCGACTACAGAATTTCAATGCCCGTCGTAAATTTCGTGCAGCAGCTATAGCCAGTGTTTGTAGTATAAAAGTTTTCTTCAGAATAAAGAAATTAAGAGATCTTGTTGGGTCACATGACCTCACTCGTGAAGAACTTGAGAAACTGGGGATGCATTTCAAGAAAATGTGAGTTGCTTTATGTACTCAACCCCTCTCTTCCATAGGTTCATGGATCAAGTGCCCTTCTTCTTGATTAAATAACTTTAATTTTGCAATAATTGGGGACTATACATTTCCCCTCCCCTCCActtttttgagaagaaaaaaaaccatttgcataccctccccacccccacccccacccccaaaagaaaaaaaaaactaaaaattcaACACCAAAAAATGTTTATTGCTTTGTCACTCTttgtagatgatgatgatgggtaAAATTATCCTAAGATCAATAAAATAGAGGGAAAAAACACAGAAACTTGTTAACAAGTTTGAGCATAAAGTCATATAGGATTCTGTTGAGCACCATATAGTCATATAGTGATTGAGAGAAACAGGAGTTTAGGCAGTTCACATCTTTGTTAGCAAAATAATTCATGTAGGAGCAACTTTGGTTCAATTTGGCAGTATGATAAGCTAACCTTAAGATGACACTGTTCAAATCTCAAAGATTGTAAGGGACCCAACTATCCGTGAACATTGAATTGGAAGCTAATACACTGTCATTGCATTTCTGTTGAATATCATGCTTTGAGTCTTTAATTTCTCAACAACCTCACACCAAATAGAAACTTGTTTTTACTGATATTGAATTAAGTGCTAGGCAGATCTTTAGTTAATGAAAAACGTGTTCAGAATCTCTTGCCAAATTTTAGAAATTGACAGAACCTGCATCCATTATAATTTTAGGAAGCTAGAAAAAACCATACTTGAAATTTCTATTAGTAACAATTTACACAACTGCAGGTGTTCAAATGGAGCCAGTGCTACACTCCCAGAATTCGAAAAAGTCATTTCAGCAATGGATCTGTCCTCAATTCTCCCTCTTGCCCCTCGCATCTTTGATATATTTGACAGTAACCATGATGGAACTGTAGATATGAGGGAGATACTATGTGGGTTCTCTACCCTCAGAAAATCACAAGGAGATGATTCTTTTCGGCTTTGTTTCCAGGTTATCTCACATCCCTATCTTTTCCACTTACTTTTGGACAGAAGGTAGCAAACTAAACTAATCAGAATGCCCCCCTTTTTTTGGCCTTTTCCTTTGGCTATGCTTGAAACATAGTCAGCAATTCAGTGTAGAAAATGCATGGCCTAGGAAGTTGGCTTTTTTGCAAAATGGCTTTGCCACTTATTCCACTCTTATAATAGTAGTTTCTTTACAGATCAAATTCTTCAGAGAATTAAAAACTATTACCCTTTTTTATGTAATCACAGATGTATGATATAGACAAGTCTGGGTGCATCACCAAGGATGAAGTGGCATCCCTGCTTAGAGTAATATCCTTCCCCTCTAACTTACATATGTTGTTTGTTCTTCATTGATCTTGACCGGACCCATTGATTGAAGTGAACAGGCCTTGCCAGAAGACTGCCTTCCAGCAGATATCACAGAACCGGGAAAACTGGATGAGATATTTGATGAGATGGATGCAAATAATGATGGGAAGGTCACATTCGAAGAGTTTAAAGCTGCCATGAAGAGAGATTGCTCCCTCCAAGATGCAGTCCTTTCCTCCCTCCGCGCAACCTAATTCTTGATATTGTTAGTTATCTCTTCCTTTGCATTCATTCAATTTGGAACATTAACAATGGCTCATCTGTTGCAACATATGACTTGACCTAGCTCAAATCACATACTAACCCATTTCAGATTTTTGCTTTCAGAACGCAATGTAGTAAAGAGTGGAGCAATCTTGAGTTACTGCAAGAAACATGGCCAGTTCAAGAGTAACCAAGATGCATTCAAGCATTTTTCTTTAACGAAAGAAAATATATCATTCAAATGGAACAATGCATGGCAGAAAATAATTCAGGCCAGAGAGACTATGACTTCTatctaaaatatatatacataattgttaatattaaaaaattacaaatcaatTAAAGAGAATTGTGAAGATGCATATTGTCATCGCCATACAAGAACACGTCAAGAAGGGAGTCAGAGAGGAGGTGGATGTAATGAGGCCTTAATAAGCTTTGCAAGCCTACCATAGTAACAATGCTCTGTATTCACAGCCACTCCAAGCTTTTTGCTGCTTTtacaaaaaaggtgattttcattGACAGAGAAACAACTTGCTCACCAGGCCCCGCACGATCAATGGTTCTGTAAAACTAAGGTGTTCCATGGCCTGAATTGTAATCTGGAAGTGTATAAAGAGTGAAGGCGAATATATGAAATACAAGCATTCCTTGGAACAGAAGAAGGCCTAACTATGGAGATACCTCCATGAATGATCTCATGACACCATTGTAAGTGTGGCCTACGCAAGATATATTGGTACTCCTGCTTCATTAATCTCACCAGGAAGACACAATTTCAAAAGGGATCTCACAGATGATGTGACCATCAGGTTCAAAGTTCAATTTTCCTGAAGCCAATATTCATATGAGGTGAACCAGATTATGGAATTTCATATAATCAGGCTGATTTTGAGTAGCTAAGTGTTCAGCATTGATGCATAACCCATTGCAAGAGATTGAAAGAGCAATTGTAACTTGTAATGTAGACCCAAATAATatcttttgaagaagaaaaaagaaataggacaacAATATTCTTCGAGAAAGGCGTGTGCACCTTATGATTTACTaattgaattgaaaaaaaaaatggaagtcaCTTCTTGAATGTTGCAGAGGTACAAAATATCCAACCATGGCAAAAAATAGTACAGCCATTGCAGCACATACTACTTTAGTGAAACTGAAGTTGTTTCTCTCTGTGGAATTAAATTTCATGAACCTGTCAGGCCCTTGAGGCTAGAACCACTGCTCTTGGGACCAATACTTCATTGAATCCGATCCCTTGAACAATGTTGGCATCCATATTCCCTCTTGAAATCTCTCTTCACTTTTTTGGGAACATTGTCATTATCTATACCTTACTAAACAGTTGTATTAGACATGTTACCAAATCATATGATTAAAAAGAACAATTTTCTAACTTTTCAAAGATACAGAAATACATGCAAACTCTACCCAAAATTTTTGAACTTGGAATCGGGGTTGAATCAGCCCTTGCAAATTCCGGACCAGGATCAATCTCAAAAACCTTAGAATTGACCCCTCTGGTCAAAAATCTAATGATCCAATCTTAAAAACCGTAAAATTGACCGCTCCAAAACGTCCAGATTCAGGATCAATCATGCCTATTTCAATTGAAACCAGTTGATCTATCTGCAAGTCAAACCACAAAGTGGTGACTGaggatcaaggttttaaaaattggtgAATCGGATTGGAAATTGTGTGATTCACATAGGAATAGACACATAGTGGTtcctacattttttttaaaattaatggttgacTATAAACTTCACATAGTAAATTTGATGAAACATAATTGAAGTGAGCTTCACGTTTAATTGAAGTTAGTGAGCTTCATGTTTAAGGTTTCAAATTTATCATAGAGAACAATGCTAAGATTAGATTCCATCAATTgactttggggggggggggtgttctcCAACTACAATGGGACCATCTTTTCATTTTAAGTTAGTATCATTGACATTTTAAAGATTGATAAAGATCTCCAAATAACTCCATTTTTCAGTCAATCAGTAAAGATTCAATGTTTCAATTTCTGTAGGTTCATTAATTAGCTATTCACAAGATATAACAATAATAAGCTCTCAGGAAACTATCTCCATCTTTCCTTACCACCAGCACAGGCAAAATGGAAATTAGCAGAAAGCCAACAGTTGAGAGGTTTCATTACTCACAAGTTATCTTTCTTGAGAAATGCATCATCAGAAGTAAAATTTAAGTAACAACATTCATATATGTGTTTCAGATACGCAGTGGTTACTGGCGCAAACAAGGGAATTGGTCTTGAAATCGCACGACAGTTAGCTCATCATGAAGGTATTACTGTTATTTTAACAGCAAGAGATAAGAAGAGCGGAATGGAAGCTACAGAATCACTCATTAAGACAAACATTGTTTTACACCAACTTGATGTTCGAGATCCAGCTAGTGTGAAGTCCTTAGCAGAATTTCTACAAACACAGTTTGGGAGGCTTGATATCTTGGTAAGAATTAAGCATATAGCAGTTTAAAAACTTCCTGTTCTTCTAAGAGTTACTCTTATCTGAAATACTTATCGGATTATAGGCTCTACCATATGAAACCTTTCAGAGCATATTTGTTTGATATACCTAAAGAACTAACCAGATCAAACTCATTGATGTGAGCTTCAGCCTTCCTCAGCTAAGTAACCCATAATGTGCAGGTAAACAATGCTGCAGCAG is part of the Macadamia integrifolia cultivar HAES 741 chromosome 9, SCU_Mint_v3, whole genome shotgun sequence genome and encodes:
- the LOC122087922 gene encoding calcium and calcium/calmodulin-dependent serine/threonine-protein kinase-like, coding for MMVPLLNMRHEIRRLSDDYDIANTLGRGGFSVVRRGVRKNSGGRIQVAIKTLRRVGNSQGMPSTQTGETSTASVGFPVSEALVRNEILVMKKIARDISPHPNVIHLYNIYDDPNGVHIVLELCSGGELFDRIVSQGRYSEKGAAAVVQQIANGLSALHRANIVHRDLKPENCLFLNTSEDSPLKIMDFGLSSVNEFTDPIVGLFGSIDYVSPETLSQQRISSATDMWSLGVLLYILLSGYPPFYAKSNRQKQRLILTGEFSFDEHSWQNISSSAKQLISNLLVVDPCRRPTAQELLLHPWVTGASASRDLMDFEIVSRLQNFNARRKFRAAAIASVCSIKVFFRIKKLRDLVGSHDLTREELEKLGMHFKKMCSNGASATLPEFEKVISAMDLSSILPLAPRIFDIFDSNHDGTVDMREILCGFSTLRKSQGDDSFRLCFQMYDIDKSGCITKDEVASLLRALPEDCLPADITEPGKLDEIFDEMDANNDGKVTFEEFKAAMKRDCSLQDAVLSSLRAT